The genomic interval accacatgggactgtagcgtttgtttgtttcgtttcgtttcgatgtcgtccgtttcctgtacgtaagtttatgtttagttatgtaagtttatgttcaggtttcgttcaacgtcgttttcttgttttgtagtttgaaagtgttttgtttcgtttcgtgttgccatcatcgttgttaaataaagatggcttatttcccaaagcctgcgttttggtctgaggatccttctctcctcacctcatccgaggatgaggagagcgtcacccgttacactcAGATCTACTTCTGAGAAAATTAGTAAGTCCCTGAGATTGATACAGCAGCAGGAAGATATATTTCATCGTGTTGtgagaaaaggggagaggagaagaggaggagaggaagatgtCATCACAGATTTGTGAAGTTTACACATGAGAACTTGACAAACTGAAGTCAAAACGTTTTGGGTAGTCCTGTAGCATATGCAAAAACAAATTCAGAACAGCAGAGTAACTGTAATAAACATGAATATTTTACTGCCTCCTCCGTATACATATATATGCCATACAGAATATATGCATTTAGATATTGTTGTGCACTTTATTGCCTTTACTATGTCAAACATGTGAAAGGTTGTTTGTGGCTGTTCAGGCCTCTGAGCCTGGGTTCCTAATTTGTTATACATACTTGTaactttcacaaaaaatattCCTTTGACAACAATGCACATTTTATGCAAAAGTCCAAGTTAAGCATCTGTATCTCAAGTATGTCTTTGGCCCTGTATGACCAGCATCTTTGATAATTGACTATGCTAATTACAAACAGCACTGGAGCTCATTCCTTGTTGGTTATTCTATATTACTTTATCGGCATGtaaagaaggagagaagagactcACTTCTGAAGTAGTACTGTGTGGAGATCAAAGCCACAGCCAGGGCCAGCAGCACTCCAACCAACGGCCAGAGAACCTTGGAGCCACAGCctgaaacacaacagaaaacCTGTTAAATAATGTTTAAACTGCTGGGACGTATATCGTGTCTAAGTAACTAGTTACATAACATTGGAGTTACAGACATAGCCCTGGTTCTccaaaagagagagtgagacatcACTAATTGTGATGGGATAATCTTTGTGTGGATATAGCTTAACACATTCAACTTGTTACAATAAACAACTTATTGGACAGACTTGTTAAACTTATGAATCTTACCTTTTGGGGTTTGATAGTTGCCTTTGGTGCAGCGGCCGTTtggggtgctgtttgggatgccTTGGGGCTGGGGCTTTGTGACGGGGAGTAATGTTGGCCGAGTTTCTGGTGGGTCACAAAAATACACAATGTGATGGATATAAGAAACACTGAGAGAGACAAAATGCACAAAAGATAATGGAGAGATTTGGACAGATGAAGAAGCTTGGAAATGGATCTGCAACCAATGCAAAAGAATATGTTATTGCTTTTCTTTTCTATAACAAGGCTGAATTCCCCAATAACATCCTGACTTCACTAGAAATTAAATTAATTCCAACCAAGCGCTGTGAAGGGATAAGGGTTCGCTTATGGTGAcagctgtcacgatcgttataataagtggaccaagatgcagcgtggtatggttcCATCCTCTTTACCATGAAGTgaaactcaaagaaaacaatAAATGCAAACCGAACCATGACGCTGctatagtgctcacaggcaactatacatagtcaagatcccacaaagcacaaaggggaatggctgcctaaatatgatccccaatcagagacaacgataaacagctgcctctgattgggaaccataccaggccaacatagaaatataattatctagatgacccaccctagtcacaccccaacctaaccaacatagagaataaaaagctctctatggtcagggcgtgacaacagcctttattctaagagtgtagacCATGGAAAATCAGGAAATTGGTATGTTCTCAGGCCATTCAAAAGATAATACAGGAGTATAGTGTAAAAGAGTTATAGTTACTGTTgtgtaactatactgaacaaaaatataaacacaacatttttcatgagctgaaataaaagatcccagaaatgttccatatgcacaaaaaagtatttctctctaattttgtgcagaaatttgttagtgagcatttctcctttgccaagataatccatgcacctgacaagtgtggcatataaagaagctgattcaacagcatgatcattacccaggtgcaccttgtgctggggacaataaaaggccactctaaaatgtgcagttttgtcacacaacacaattccacagatgtctcaagttttgatggagcGTGCAGGAATTTTATTTAACCAAGGTGTCACGTTCACTGTCTTCAAACTCCATGTCATAGATGAGCCAAGGCGCATGGTGCATGTAATTTCACATTTCTTTTAATCGTAGTGAAACCTTCACAAAAAGAACAGGTAAACAGAAACAAACGTGACGCAACCgtggtgcacacaaacacacacagaaactaaaataattacccacaacattaggtgggaaaaaggctgcctaagtatgattcccaatcagagaaaacgatagacagctgcctctgattgggaaccacacgcggccaaaaacaaagaaatagaaaacatagaatgcccacccaaatcacaccctgacctaacaaaatagagaaatagaatggctctctaaggtcagggcgtgacacagggaGTCACAATAAGAATAAAAATCGATTTTACAAGAGAGCCCTGTACACATTACAATAAAAACAGAAGATTAAAACAACATACACATATATGTGTATAAAACAATATAATTCAGCACacaataaacaaaaataaacatattTAATAAAAGCAATCACATGTAACTACATAGAGTAGAGGTCCTCAAAAAATAATTTAAACTGCACCAGTACATCTAGCTGCAGTGAACTCTGCATATTGTTCCAGAAAATAGGGGCAAAAAAACAAAATGCAGATTTTCCCAAATCTGTGGAGACTGAAGGGATCTCTAGTGTTATCCATTCCTGTGAACGGGTTTGGTAATGTATGACTTTTAATGATGTTAGATATAGAGGGAGTTTCTGTCAGATtgctttgtaaataaataaaagagaatGCAGCTCTCTTTTTACAGACAGAGAGGTCCATCCTACATTTTATTTCAGACTACAATGTCTGTATAAACTTATTGCGGAATGGTAGACTGCGTGCAAGGATTTTAATATAGAGGTTTCTGCATGCATGTAAAGAAGCATTGTTTGAACAATCTTTCTCCTATTTTTAGTACAAAACAGAAAGATTTATTTTGATATAAAAAAAACAATCTTGGATCTTAGCTTCTTAGTAAGATTTTCAACATGCGTTACGGCGGACAACTTGCGTTACGAATGTcatccagagctgttgccagataatttaatgttccaACCAATTTGACAGTATGACcagccggcctcacaaccgcagcctACGTGTAGCCATACCAGCCCATACCAGCCCacgacctccacatccggcttcttcaccagcgggattgtctgagaccagtcacccggaCAGTTGAGGATTAAAAACTGATTGAAACTGATTGAAACTGAGGATTACTGAGGAAATTGAGGATTatttctgtaataaagccctgtaataaagcccttttgtgaggaAAAACTCACTGATTGGCTGCGCCTgtttccccagtgggtgggcctggctcccaagtgggtgggcctatgccctctcaggcccagcccagtcatgtgaaatctatacaTTTGGGCctcatttttttttcttcaattgactgatttccttatatgaactgtaactcagtaaaatcgttgcaattgttgcatgttgcatttatatttttattcaataTAGTTCTAGGCAGGggcacaactttggttttagaagtgggggggtcatcattttgtattttattttttattttgccaGATAGAGAAACGCTCCAAACAGtctacccgaccgctcggaggcgtccgcTTGGTCCTAAAGCACAAATATGCAATTTCCGAAtgtgggggggacatgtccccccgtGCCCAGTGAAAGTTGCGTCCCTGGTTCTAGGTCGTAAATTTAGGAACTCTGGATTAATTCAGGAACCTTCTCATCTCTAATCATCAGGGTTGGGAAGTAACGGATTACTGTGTAACATGTTACATAACCAGAGTttagattacagatacttttgaaaaactagatgattacttctaggATAAAATTCAGAAAGGAGGTTTACGAAAAAAAAATtggacacctttctgttttctcaatgacattcaaatcagctttGAAAAAAAGGTCAATTTGTTCCGCCTGAGGGAGTCTGACCACAAGACCAAATGCATTTTACAGATAGCGGGGAAATGTTGTATGCTACATTCCAAGCTCTGTCTTGCGAACTCTATCAGCATCCAAATTGATTATCTATCAGATTATCCAATTTGAATAAATGCTTGGCGGTAAGGACAACAGCAGTGATGTAGCCTACCGggtgatacggatatcacttattattgatatctacatagcacaTTTATGTGAATCACACACTCTCTCATTTATCTATGTTGCCtagagcaggggtattcaactcttaccctatgagATCTGGAGTcggctggttttctgttctacatgATAATGAATTTCACCCAGCAGGTGTCCCAAGTCTAAAGCAGaagaactggcttcgaggtccagagttaaGTTTGAGGGAAgtagatgtcacgttcctgacctatttctgttagtttgttgtatgtgttagttggtcaggacgtgagtttgggtgggcattctatgttgtctgtttctatgttggttaaaggttgcctggtatggctcttaattagaggcaggtgtttggcgttttcctctaattgagagtcatatttaggtaggttgtttcacagtgttcgttgtgggtggttgtctcctgtgtcagtgtttgtcgcaccatacgggactgttcggtttgtttttgtacatatcattttgtgtagtctattttccctgttcgtgcgttcttcgtgtttaatgtaagttcgtcatccaggtctgtctactccgtttgttgttttgttagttatagtgaagttcgtgttttttgtcttgtctttaaataaattatgtgttcacaacccgctgcgccttggttccatcactactcctccttttcggttgaagaggaggagaactaCCGTTACAGTAGAGAATCTTTTGTACCATcaaaactgctgtgaaatataattTCCATAAGCAAAAATATTGTTGTCACGctgaatgacgctggagagacgaagcaggtacggggagtaacatttaataaatgacGGACATATAACAAGACAAGCACAGCGTCAGCAAACAGAAACTTAGACAagaaacaatcaatgcagcagcagggaacagagcaagggaacagacaaatataggggaggaaattaacatgtaataagtgagtccaggtgagtccattaacgctgatgcgagtgacgagggaaggcaggtgtgggtgatggatggcaggagcgtgtgatgcagggtaatctggcgccctcaagcgccaggggaagggaagagcgggagcaaacatgacagtacccctccctctTGGGacgccacccggcgtcccacctgggcaaaccggccgagacatgggcgcAGGGCAAGCCAGTTGGGGCGTGAAAGCCCGACGAACCGGCAGGAgcgtgggagcctggcgagccggctcaGGCATaggagcctgacgatccggctgaggcaaagCGCCTGTCGATCCCGCTGAAGGGGAGCCCGATGATCCAGTGGagtgtgacgtgggatgggaaACCGCCGAGCCAggaaaacctctcgagccagccaggGCGTGAAAGCCTGAAGGGCTAGCTTAGGCACCCCGGTTCCATCGGCAGCGGAATCCACCAacgtcaccaacaaaacacaagacaaacaaaaaaactccTGGACCGGCTGGGGAAGCAAAAACTGACGATCCAGCTGAGACCCGACGTGGGATGGGCGTCATCCGAGtcaaccggggcaaggaaacctctcgagcctgctagggcgtggaagcccgacgagcaggctaggcacccccggttccatcggtggtGACCCAGAGCCGATGCCACTATTCCAACCAgaacgccagtactccccgatgcttcgtatagggctgctgcattctgtcacgctgaatgacgctggagagacgaagcaggtacggggagtaacatttaataaatgacGGACATATAACGAGACAAGCACAGCGTCAGCAAACAGAAACTTAGACAagaaacaatcaatgcagcagcagggaacagagcaaggGAACAGACAAAAATAGGGGAGGAAATTAACATGTaataagtgagtccaggtgagtccattaacgctgatgcgagtgacgagggaaggcaggtgtgggtgatggatggcaggagcgtgtgatgcagggtaatctggcgccctcaagcgccaggggaagggaagagcgggagcaaacATGacaattgtattttcagctggtgtacaaaactgaaaataAAACACCCCAAAACGAGCGCACATCGAACAGATCTATATctattagacttgctttcaatgagaatgacagatctataactcacatttctttgTGAATTTGGTCGGCCGAAAAAGTGATATATTGCAAAGTAATCTAAAActaactgaaagtaatcagattagtTACTGAGTTTGGTTAATCCAAAAATTACGTTACTGATtgcaattttggacaggtaactagtaactgcaacagattacatttagaaagtaacccacCCAACGCTGCTATTTAGCCATAAGAAGAATGGGAAGCGTCAGTGCCATGCAGGGGAATGGGTTCCTCTCACCTCCAGGTCTGAGAAGAACTCCTGGCCTCCACAACTTGTTCTCTTTCTGGTTCTGGAGCATACAGGAGTAAAGCCCTGCGTCCTCTGACCTTATGTTAATGAGGCGCAGTGTGAAAGTCATCTTGCTTCCCGTATCACGCTTACTGGCCTGGAACCGGTGTTCGCCCACACTGGCTTCGTGGCTGGTCCGGCCAGCATTGTTGAGGCTGAGAAGGAACTGGATGTCGAGGTTGTTGTGGAGAGTGCGGAACCAGAAGACCTTCTGACAGGCATGGTTGGAACACTCACAGGTGAGGACCTCTGTGTCGTTGATCCCGGGGTAGCGGACGAAGTCGGACTCTGAACGTGTCTGGTGGGACACCGGGATAGGAGAAGTGAATGGAGGTTTAGTTTGGCTAAACAAACTGCCACCACATCAAaggagacatacagtatataaacaatACTGTTGGAATGAGGTCATATTGCCATTTgtgtgagaacttgttctcaactagcctacctggttaaataaagatgaaatcaaATTAAAATAAAAGTGTATGCTGGACAGAGATCAAAATAATAAGAAGACATGATGGATGTCCGTAACACGTACGCTGTCCTACAATATTTTCACCTGACAAAGATCCGTAAAAGCTTGAAACATTATCTGCTTGTGCGTCAATATAATTGAATTATTGTGCTTTCACCAGTGTTGTGGACACCTGTTTATTAAATCAGGTAAATTAAACATGAAATACTGTACATCAAGCGAgatagaaagacagaaagaaaccAGAAGGTTTGAAACTGCTCAAtgtaaaatgaaaaaaaaacgAACCTGAACAGACACAAACCAATACTATCATCAAACCAGTCGTTTTGCAAGAGTGGAAATGTTAAATAACAGCACCTTGGAACCATGAAGAAACACAAATAAAAGGTTAGTGGAGAGACTTATCTATAAAGGTGACATTATGAAGCAAACATTGTGCGAGACACTGCTGAAATGTTTC from Salvelinus fontinalis isolate EN_2023a chromosome 18, ASM2944872v1, whole genome shotgun sequence carries:
- the LOC129815224 gene encoding uncharacterized protein LOC129815224, which codes for CGGSLFSQTKPPFTSPIPVSHQTRSESDFVRYPGINDTEVLTCECSNHACQKVFWFRTLHNNLDIQFLLSLNNAGRTSHEASVGEHRFQASKRDTGSKMTFTLRLINIRSEDAGLYSCMLQNQKENKLWRPGVLLRPGETRPTLLPVTKPQPQGIPNSTPNGRCTKGNYQTPKGCGSKVLWPLVGVLLALAVALISTQYYFRRKDHWSNSERPHCRRRDSAVFTVCVLTGISFHFMNLKTVLSSSYFSILCSLQR